Part of the Candidatus Chlorohelix allophototropha genome, TTATCTTCGGGCTTTCGATGGACTACCATATGTTCATCCTGACCCGGATCAAGGAACTGCGAGATGCCGGTTTCAAATCCAACATGGCAGTGCTGAAAGGTATTAGCAGCACTTCCGGTACAATAACCGGAGCAGCCGCAATTATGGTAGTAGTGTTCGGCGACTTCTTCGTGAGCTTGTCGGATGTGCAAATCCAACAGTTCGGGCTTGGTCTAGCAGTCGCCGTCTTCCTAGATGCTACAATAGTGCGCTGTATGCTGTTGCCGGCTGTAATGCGCTTGATGGGCGAGTTCAACTGGTATATGCCTAAGTTCCTGAAATGGTTGCCTACAATCACCGTAGAAAGTGAACCGGAACATCTCCCGACTCATACCACAGGTGAGAAAGAGACGGACTTGGCAGCCGCTTGATAAAAAGGGCTTAGTAACAGGGAGAAAATTGGCAAGTGGTTCGTACCTCTCGCCAATTTTCATTTGTAATTATGCTATAATCTGCTACAAGTACAGGTGTTCTTAGCTTTCTCAAGGGAGAAACCATAATGGCAAAAAATTCCGGGCGGGCTTATTCGTTAGGCTTGAGCAACCAAAAAGGTGGAGCCGCCAAAACTACCTCTGCTGCTGCACTTGCCGCCATATACGGGGAAAAGGGCTTCAGGGTATTAGGTATTGATAGCGACCCACAGGCACACCTGAGCCTACAACTGGGAGTAGATTTTCTGCGGGAAGAAACCTTGCGTGGTACGGTTTCCGACCTATATCTGGGAAAAGCCAGTGCAGAAGAGGTCACCGTACATACTCGCTTTCAGGGAGTTGATTTGATTCCCGCTTCCGTTGATCTGGCGGCGGTAGAAATCAACCTACCCGGTATGACCGGTTGTGATCTGCGACTCAGACGCGGTCTCGAGCCAATTCGAAACCTTTACGACCTGATTATACTGGATAGCCCCCCTAACTTAGGCAAGTTTGCAGTAAATGTGCTGAATGCTTCAGATTTTTTCATAGTACCGGTGGATGGTCCTTGGGGGCTACGCTCTGTCGATACTCTTTTGACATTGGCGCAGGACAACGCCGCCATTTATAACTTGCCCACCACCCTGCTGGGTGTATTCATTACCATGGGTGACCGTACCCGTATCATGCAAGGAGTTCGGGAAGAAGCAGAGCGTCGTTTTCCTAAGCATCTTTTTAAAAGCGAGATTCGACGTTCCACGCTTGCCCGTGAAGCGGCTGCCCTTGAAACTCCGGTGCCGCTCTACGCCTCTGATAGTGCCCTTGCCGGAGATTATCGCAGTTTGGCTGAGGAAATCGCCACTCGAATGGGACTTTAGAAAAGGAACGAGCAATGGAAGTCTCCCTCACCCTTGCAACCGGGAAAGATCTCCAAGCATTACACCATTTCTTTGTCTTTTACTTTACCGACCTGTCCGAGTTCGAGGAAAATATCATCCTGAATGAATACGGTTTACCCACTTGGGCACCCGATGGATTACCCGGACCTTCCAACATTGAAGAATGCGTGCGTATGAACTGGTGGATTCGCGACAATTGCCTGCTCTACCTGATTCGAGTGGAGGGCATACCGGCGGGCTTTACCATTATCTGTACCGACAAAGCGCATTTACTACCAAATGTAGATTTCGAACTGATGGATTTCTATATTGCCCCTAAATTCAGACGACAAGGAGTTGGACGCTGCGCTGCAAATATGGCGTTCAATCTTTTTCGGGGGGGAATCTGGCAGGTTTACGAGCTAGAGCGTAATTTTCGAGCGCGCTCTTTCTGGAAATCGGTTATTGAAGAGTACACCAAAGGTAATTTCCAACAACTTGATAGTGGCACTCAACAGCGGTTCCGCAATTAACCTCTGCTTCCATTGGAGCAGGCTAACCGGAGTTCCATTCAGGATTTGCCACTTGCCGAGCTTTTAAGAAAGCTTGCCTTCAAGTAGCCCTTTTAAAATTTCTAAATCTCTGGAAATTTGAGGCGACAAGGTAGGGTTAAAG contains:
- a CDS encoding ParA family protein; translation: MAKNSGRAYSLGLSNQKGGAAKTTSAAALAAIYGEKGFRVLGIDSDPQAHLSLQLGVDFLREETLRGTVSDLYLGKASAEEVTVHTRFQGVDLIPASVDLAAVEINLPGMTGCDLRLRRGLEPIRNLYDLIILDSPPNLGKFAVNVLNASDFFIVPVDGPWGLRSVDTLLTLAQDNAAIYNLPTTLLGVFITMGDRTRIMQGVREEAERRFPKHLFKSEIRRSTLAREAAALETPVPLYASDSALAGDYRSLAEEIATRMGL
- a CDS encoding GNAT family N-acetyltransferase gives rise to the protein MEVSLTLATGKDLQALHHFFVFYFTDLSEFEENIILNEYGLPTWAPDGLPGPSNIEECVRMNWWIRDNCLLYLIRVEGIPAGFTIICTDKAHLLPNVDFELMDFYIAPKFRRQGVGRCAANMAFNLFRGGIWQVYELERNFRARSFWKSVIEEYTKGNFQQLDSGTQQRFRN